One window of the Ammospiza nelsoni isolate bAmmNel1 chromosome 17, bAmmNel1.pri, whole genome shotgun sequence genome contains the following:
- the LOC132081013 gene encoding noggin-2-like, which translates to MTAIRALLLCLCLGLPAGGQPFLRLRPSPSDNLPVKDIVEHPDPEYDPKEQDLDERTLRKKLGSHFDPGFMAVAVPGPANASGAAAAAGRGRAALPAELRRLELGPPRGPRLRLGKKARRKVLQWLWAHTHCPVFYAWKDLGVRFWPRYIKEGNCLAEKSCSLPEGMFCKPVKSVTKTFLRWHCQGWSSQKYCTWIPVQYPLISECKCSC; encoded by the coding sequence ATGACGGCGATCCGGgcgctgctgctctgcctctgcctgggGCTGCCGGCGGGCGGGCAGCCCTTCCTGCGCCTGCGACCCTCGCCCAGCGACAACCTGCCCGTCAAGGACATCGTGGAGCACCCGGACCCCGAGTACGACCCCAAGGAGCAGGACCTGGACGAGAGGACGCTGAGGAAGAAGCTGGGCAGCCATTTCGACCCCGGCTTCATGGCCGTGGCCGTGCCGGGGCCGGCCAACGCCTCGGgcgccgcggcggcggcggggcgggggcgggcggcgctgccggccgagctgcggcggctGGAGCTGGGGCCGCCCCGGGGCCCGCGCCTGCGGCTGGGCAAGAAGGCGCGGCGGAAGGTGCTGCAGTGGCTCTGGGCGCACACCCACTGCCCCGTCTTCTACGCCtggaaggacctgggggtgcgCTTCTGGCCGCGCTACATCAAGGAGGGCAACTGCCTGGCCGAGAAGTCCTGCTCGCTGCCCGAGGGCATGTTCTGCAAGCCCGTCAAGTCGGTCACCAAGACCTTCCtgcgctggcactgccagggctggtcCAGTCAGAAGTACTGCACCTGGATCCCCGTGCAGTACCCGCTCATCTCCGAGTGCAAGTGCTCCTGCTAA